The nucleotide sequence TGTTATTATCAACTAATGTAGAAGCGCAAAAATTTGCAGGCTTAGATAAAAGCCCATTAGACATTAGCGTGTCAAAAGACAAATCTGTAAAAATTATTTACAGTAGACCACAATTAAAAGGTAGAGAACTAAGTAAGCTTGCTCCTAATGGAAAAGTATGGCGTACTGGTGCTAATGAAGGCACTGAAATCACTTTTAAAAATGATATGACACTTGGTGGCAAAAGTGTAAAAGCAGGAACTTATACGTTAACAACAATTCCAGGGGAGAAAGAATGGACAGTTATTCTTAACTCTACTCTTGGTACTTGGGGAGGTAATGCAAAATCTGGTGAAGTAACTAGATTTATGGCTAAAGCATCAACTAGTAGTGATTCACTTGAAGCATTTTCTATTGCATTTGACGATGATGGAAATATGCATTTAGGATGGGGAATTGTAAGAGTTGCCGTTCCTCTGAATTAGAACTTCTTTTAGATAATTTACTAAAGCCTCAACAATTTGAGGCTTTTATTATTTAAAAACTATTATCCCTTTGTTAAGTTTAACAAAACCTTTCGACTTATGAATAATAAATTCAATATTTTTAAAACAATTATTAAATAAAACTAAACATGAAAAAATCATCATTAATTACTACTATCGCTTTCGCATTTATTATGTTATTAACAACTAATGTAAATGCTCAAAAATTTCCTGGACTAGATAAGAGTCCAATGGATGCAGCCTCTCACCCAAACGATTACAAAGTATCTAATAAAGTTGCGAAAATCGTTTATGGTCGCCCACAATTAAATGGTCGTTCTTTAGAAAAACTTGCTCCTAACGGAAAACAATGGCGTCTAGGTGCTAATGAAGCTGCCGAAATATCTTTTTATAAAGATGTAACTTTTGGTGGTCAAGCCATTAAAGCTGGAACATATACAATGTCTGCGATTCCAGGCGAAAAAGAATGGACGTTAATTTTAAGTTCGGACCTAAATGTTTGGGGAAGTTATTTTTATAATGAAGAAAATGATGTTGCAAGAATTAAAGTTAAAGCAACAATGGCAGACGAATCACTAGAAGTATTCTCTATTGTATTTGACAAAGATGGAACAATGCATATGGGCTGGGATAAGGTTAGAGTATCTGTACCTATGATGTAAAAACCATATATAACAATTAAAAAAAGCCTTGATAAATCAAGGCTTTTTTATTAAGGTATATTCAAATACTTATGAGTTTGTAAAGACACTTTCCATTTAGGGTTTTCCATCACGTAGTCTACAATTAACGGAATTACTTTATCTCGTTTACTCCATTCTGGTTGTAAATACAAAATACAGTCTTTATTAACTTTAGCAGCTTGCTCTTCTGCAAATCTTAAATCATCTTTATTATAAACAATCACTTTAAGTTCATTTGCTTTCTCGTAGACTTCTTTTGTTGGAAGCTTCATTTTCTTTGGCGATAAGCAAATCCAATCCCAAGTACCAGTAAGTTCGTACGCGCCAGAGGTTTCAATATGCACCTTTGCTCCTTTTTCTTTTAAACCTTCTGTTAACTTAGTCATGTCCCATGTTAAAGGCTCACCACCTGTAACCACAACTGTATCACTATACTTTATTGCATTATTAATAATTGTAGACGTATCAGTTGGCGGATGCAAATTGGCATTCCAACTTTCTTTTACATCGCACCAATGGCAGCCAACATCACAGCCTCCAATTCTAACAAAATAAGCAGCAGTTCCTTTGTGATAGCCCTCTCCTTGAATGGTATAAAACTCTTCCATTAACGGAAGCATTTCACCTTTATTTACAAGTTCTAAAATTTCTTTCTTCATTGTGCGCAAAGATAGTTTAGAGATTCTAGTTTCTCCTTAAAACTTAAAACTATTTTTATTTTGATTTGATTAAGATTACTTATTTTTATGAAAATTTTACAGACCATGACTCGCAAAGAAGAATTCTTTAATCACATCACTCAAGGTAACACATTTAAAGGTGATTATATCACTTTGGGTTCGGCAATATTAGATGAAGAAACAGTTAAAAATGCCTATGTAAAAGTGCCACTAAAAACTATGAATAGACATGGTTTAATTGCTGGAGCTACAGGGACAGGTAAAACCAAAACACTTCAGGTATTAGCCGAAAATTTAAGCGAACAAGGTATACCTGTAGTTTTAATGGATATTAAAGGCGATTTAAGTGGTTTAGCACAACCAAGTCCTGGACATCCAAAAATTGATGAACGCCACGAAAAAATTGGATTACCTTTTGATCCAAAAGCATTTCCTGTTGAAATCATGTCTCTATCGGAACAAGATGGTGTTCGTTTAAGAGCAACGGTAAGTGAATTTGGACCTGTATTAATTTCGCGAATTTTAGATGTATCGGAAACTCAATCTGGAATTATTTCGGTAATATTTAAATATTGCGACGATAATAAGTTACCGCTTCTAGATTTAAAAGATTTCAAGAAAATTCTTCAATATGCTACCAATGAGGGCAAAAAAGAATTTGAAGAAGCCTATGGCAGAATCTCTACAGCTTCTACTGGTGCTATTTTGCGTCGCATTGTAGAACTAGAACAACAAGGTGGCGATTTATTTTTTGGTGAAAAGAGTTTTGAGGTTGAAGACTTAGTTAGAATTACCAAAGATGGTCAAGGCTACATAAATATTATTAGATTAACCGATATTCAAGATAAGCCAAAACTATTTTCAACATTTATGTTGAGTTTATTAGCAGAAATCTATGAAACTTTCCCTGAGCAAGGCGATTCTGGAAGACCAGAACTTATTATGTTTATTGACGAAGCGCATTTAATTTTTAACGAAGCTTCTAAAGCCCTTCTTAATCAAATTGAAAGCATTGTAAAACTTATAAGAAGTAAAGGTATTGGACTCTATTTTGTAACTCAAAACCCTACAGATGTGCCTGAAGCAGTTTTGAGTCAGTTAGGTTTAAAAGTGCAACACGCCTTACGAGCGTTTACCGCAAAAGACAGAAAAGCTATAAAACTAACAGCTCAAAATTATCCAGATACGGATTATTATGACACTGCCGAAGTATTAACTTCTCTAGGAATTGGTGAAGCATTAGTATCTGCCTTAGACGAAAAAGGACGTCCCACACCATTGGCTGCAACTATGATGCGAGCGCCTATGAGTAGGATGGATATTTTGGCTCAAAAGGAGTTAAATCAATTATTAGACGACTCGAAGTTAGTCTTAAAATATAATGAAGAAATTGACCGTGAAAGTGCTTATGAAATGCTCAACGAAAAAATTAAAAAAGCGGAAAACTTAAGGAAAAAAGAAGACGAACGTTTAGCACTTGAAGAAGAACGTGAAAAACTCAGAAAAGAAAAAGAATCAAATTCGAGAAAAAGATCTTCAACAAGATCCCAACGACAAAATCCTGTTATTAAAGTATTAACTAGCGCAACATTCATAAGAGCTGTATTTGGAGTTCTAAAAAAAGTAATGAAATAATCCCATAATGGCCATTTCACAACTACTGTCAATATAAACAAAACAAAAAACCTAAAGTCACATATATTTACAAATGAAACACTCAATCTTAGCCTTAATTCTATCTATTACCTTATTAATTTCTTGTAATAAAGAACAAGACCCTTTTCAAATAGCAACACAAAATGTTGGTAACCTAAACGATTCTACTCAAGTAAAAGATTTAAAGATGGTATTCGCAAACGATTCCATTGTTACCTCAGTAAGTGGTGATGAATTTAGTGGTAGTACAAACGATATTCTTGTTTACGAAAAAGGAGGTAAACAATTACTCGTCCTTTCACCATCTCAATCTCTAGATTCTACTGCAACCATTAGGACTGTTAGAGTTATTGATGAACGCTATAAAACACATAAAGGATTACGTGCTAACAGCACTTTTAAAACTGTTAGAGATAACTATAAGATTTCGAGCATTCAAAATACCTTACGTAATATTATTGTATCTATTGATGATATCAACGTGTATTTTACAATCGACAAGAATGAATTACCCGCTGAAATGCGTTTTGATATGAATTTAAAAATTGAAGCTATTCATATTCCTGATGATGCTAAGATTAAAAACTTTTTTATTCAGTGGTTTTAGATGAAAAAATACACCCTACAAAAATTACCTTTTATTGTTCCTACTGATGATGGTAAACTTATCGAGGAACATTTTGGAAATGCAATAAACAACAACCCAGAATTAAGTATTGCACATATGGTTGCACCTTCGGGTTGGAGCGAGCCTTTTCAAACACCTGAATTTGATGAATACACCTATATTCTTAAAGGCAAAAAGCAATTTATTATTGATGGTGAAACCATTGTGTTAGAAGCTGGACAATCTATAAAAATCAATAAAAATGTTAGAGTACAGTACTCAAATCCATTTACCGAACCTTGTGAGTATTTAGCAATTTGTACACCCGCTTTTTCTATTGACAAAGTTCATAGAGAAGACTAAGCACACCTATTTTTATGGAAAAATACATCATCAAACTTATTGGCTCCTATCTTAATGTATTAAGCTATGTTTCGGCAGATTACGCTGCAAACAAAGCACTACATATATTTTCAAAACCACGAAAAGGGAAGCTAACATCTAAGCAAGAAGTTTTTTTAAATTCAGCTAAAAAAGAAGTCTTACATTATGATGACTTAAAGATTGCAACCTACCATTGGAAAGGAGACAAAGCAACCATTTTGTTGGCTCATGGCTGGGAAAGCAATTCGGCACGCTGGAAAGATAAAATTGACAGTTTTACTAATGAAGGGTTTAATGTTATCGCTTTAGATGCTCCAGCTCATGGCGCGTCTGAAAGCAAATCTTTTAATGCATTACTTTATTCTGAATTTATAAATATTGTCGCTCAAAAATACCAACCTCAAATAGTTATTGGTCACTCAGTTGGTGGTATGTCATTAGTATTTTATCAACAAAAATATCGATTAGAATCTATTCAAAAAATGGTGTTGCTTGGAGCACCATCCGAATTTGAAGATATTCTCAAAAACTACATCAATCTTTTAGGCTACAATAAGAAAATTGAAAATAGCTTAAGCAGAATCATCATCAATCGTTTTGGTGCTGCGCCAACAGCATTTTCAACGTCTAAATTCGTTAAAGACATAGCTACTGAAGGACTCATCATTCATGATGTCAAAGACCCAATTATTCCTTTTTCTGATGCAACACTTATTACATCGAATTATAAAAACAGTACCTTAATTTCTACAAAAGGATTAGGTCATTCACTTAATAGTACATCTGTTACCAAAAGCATTGTTGACTTTATAAAAAGCTAATAATAAATAGTACTTTTGTCTAATGGAAGAAAAGTTAACCCGACTCAATAAATATTTAAGTGAAGCTGGTTTCTGCTCTCGACGAGCAGCCGACAAACTTATTGAAGAAGGTCGTGTGACCATTAATGGATTAGTTCCAGAAATGGGAACCAAAGTCACAGAACAAGATGTTGTTGCTGTTGATGGTGAACTTATTAAAAACAAAGACGTTGAACGCACCTATTTAGCATTTAACAAACCCGTTGGTATTGTTTGTACCACAGATACAAGCGTTGAAAAAGACAACATCATCGATTATATTAATTATCATAAACGTATCTTCCCAATTGGTCGTTTAGACAAACCAAGCGAAGGTTTAATACTCCTAACTGATGATGGCGATATCGTTAATAAAATTCTTAGAGCCAGCAACAATCACGAAAAAGAATATATTGTAACGGTTGACAAACCAATTTCGCAAACCTTTGTTAATAGGATGTCTGGTGGAATTTTTATTGAAGATTTAGGTCAAACAACAAAAAAGTGTAAGGTTAAAAAAATAAACTCGCATACCTTCAGTATCATTCTAACGCAAGGTTTAAACAGACAAATTCGTAGAATGTGTGAGTATTTAAATTACGAAGTACAGACTTTAAAACGTAGTCGTATTATGAATATAACCTTAGATGTCCCTGTTGGAAGTTATAGAAATCTCTCAACCGAAGAGCTAAAAACACTTAACAATTTGTTGAGTGATTCAACAAAAATCCATAATTCTAGTTCAAAAAACTATTAGTAAATAGTATTACTCTACTTGAAAAAGTGATTGTATTCGACAAAAAATGTAAATTTACGCTATAAACGAAATCAATGACACAAATTTCTCCTTTTCACTTGGCAATCCCTGTATGGAATTTAGACATTTGCAGAACATTTTACAGAGACACTCTTGGTTGTGTTGAAGGACGTAGTAGCGACCATTGGGTAGATTTTGATTTTTTTGGACACCAATTAGTGATTCATTACAAAGAAAAATCTAAAGAGGCTGTACACACTAATCCAGTGGATGGTAAAAATGTTCCTGTTCCTCATTTTGGAGTTATACTTCCTTGGGATACATTTCAAACCTTCGCTGAATCATTAAAAGCAAAAGGCATTGAATTTGTTATTGAACCTTATATTAGATTTGAAGGTCTTGTTGGCGAACAAGCAACGATGTTTTTTTTAGACCCTTCAGGAAATGCTTTAGAGTTTAAGACCTTTAAAGATATGAGCCAACTATTTGCTAAATAATTAATCCTTGCCATGAAAAAATCCATCCTCCTATTAGTAGTTTTATGTTTGAGTTTATCATCCTTTAGTCAACGTGTTTACACAGATTATGGCGCTATTGACATTCAAAAATACGAGTTCCATATTTCTGTAAATGACGATAATAATGACATACAAGGAGAAGCTAAAGTCAACCTCATCGCAACCTCAAATTTAGAGAGTTTTAAATTAGACTTAGAAAATACCGATGAGACTAATAAAGGAATGATGGCAACCTCAGTTTCTGAAAATGGGAATCCTGTAACATTTGAACATCAAAACAACGTACTTACCATTTTTAGCAATGTAAATTCTGGTGAGCAAAAAACATTTACTATTACATATCATGGCGTTCCCAAAGATGGATTAGTGATTTCTAAAAATAAATATGGCGATCGTACTTTTTTTGGCGATAATTGGCCAAATAGAGCACATCAATGGTTACCAACAGTAGACCATCCTTCAGATAAAGCCTTGGTAGAATGGCATGTTACAGCACCTTCACATTATCAAGTTGTTGGTAATGGCATCCAAGTTGAAGAAACCGATTTAGACAACCAAAGCACCTATTATGTTTGGAAAACAGAGGTTCCAATTCCTACTAAAGTAATGGTCATTGGTATTGCACGTTTTGCAGTGCAGCATATTGGTGAAACTAATAACATTCCTATTTCATCTTGGGTATATCCACAAAACAAAGACGCAGGTTTTTACGATTATGCCATGGGAAAAAACATTATTAATTTCTTTATAGAACATGTTGGCCCTTATCCTTATTCAAAATTGGCGAACGTACAGTCTAAAACACGTTTTGGTGGTATGGAAAATGCGAGTAATATTTTCTATTTTGAAAACTCAGTTAGTGGTGAGCGTAAAATTGAAAACCTCATTGCTCATGAAATTGCTCACCAATGGTTTGGTAATTCGGCTTCGGAAAGTGATTGGACACATGTTTGGTTAAGTGAAGGATTTGCAACCTATTTCACCAACTTATATGTTGAAAAAATGAAAGGCAGAGACGCATTTCTTGAATTAGTTAACGGAAATCGTGATGCGGTTATTAAATTTTCTAAACAGCAGTTTACCCCTATTTTGGATACACAAACCAAAAGCTTAATGCGATTATTAAATGCTAATTCTTATCAAAAAGGTGCTTGGGTTTTACACATGTTACGTAAAAAAGTAGGCGATGTGCCGTTTTGGAATAGCATTAGAGCATACTACAAAAAATATGCTCTGAAAAACGCCTCAAGTGATGATTTAAAAAATGTGTTTGAAGAAATCACCAAACAAGAATTAGATGCTTTTTTTGAGCAATGGTTAGAAAAACCAGGACACCCAATTTTAAAAACCTCATGGAAATCTAATGATAAAACACTAACGTTTAATATTGAGCAAACTCAAAAAACTGATGTAGTCTTTGCGTTTCCAATAGAGTTAAAACTTGTATATGAAGATGACTCTTCTGAGGTTGTGACTTTATCTGTAAAAGATAAAAAAGCCTCAGCCAAATTAGATGTAAAAGGAAAAGTTAAAGAGATAGTTATTGACCCAAATTCTTGGTTGTTGTATGAGAGTGGAAATTAAACTAGAGTTTATTCAGACTAATGAAAGAATAAATAATAAGTCAATATCCCTGTCATAATAAATGAAATAATGTAGATAAAAAATTCTTTCCGTAGTTGAGTTTTAGCTTTCTTACGTATTTCAATTTTTATCAACTCTAATTTTTTAGGGTCAATTAAATCTAAATTCTTTTCGGATATAGTTTGTTCTTTATGAGTGTTTTTCAAACTATTTCGCCAAATTTTTTTCTCCCTTCTTTCTAATTTCTTTCGACGCAACTCCTTGAATCTTTGGTTATGAGCACTCAGTCGTCCGTATGTACCATCAATTGACATAGTTTATCAAATTAGTTATTTTAGTTTTATTTCTTTTAAATTTATTTCAAATAAATTTCCAAATCCTTCATCTTCCACAATCTTAATTTCAACATCACTCCAATTTAGTTTTTTAGATATTTCTATATCATTACCATCCTCATTTATAATGAAAACTATAAGGAGGTTATCTCTACTCCTTTTATAAAATTCTAATAATTTATTAGAATTATCGTAAAGATGTGAATTTAAATGAGAGGCTGTTTCTTTATTGATTTCATCCACATCAATATCTACTTCAATAAATGCCACATTTTCACTTCTGTCAACCACATTATGAAGAAACATTATTGATGGGAGTTTTATTTTTTTAATTTTATGTGTTTTAGATTCAATCTTTCCAACGTATTTTATTCGGTAAATTCCACAAGCTTGCGAAAAACTTGTATGAATAAAAAGCATCAAAGTGAGAATTGCAAATATGTATTTCCGTTTAATCATAAATTACTTATACCTCCAACTAGTCAAATCAGCACCAGTTGGTGCGCTTTCAGCAATACGCTTCATAATTTTTGGCACGTACATACTATTGTAACGTAATCTAGAAATAGCATTTGGATTTTCTTGATCGCCATTCCAACAATGCTCGGCTCTGTCTCCATAATCCACTTCGCCAGCATAATAAGGGTCTGTAGTGCTTTCAAGAAAATCTTCCATTAAATACACTGCATTGTTTAGATAATAGTTATCCATATCGCCACAGTAAATATGTATTTTCCCTTTAAGTTTCTCTCCTACTTTATCCCAATCGCGTTCTAAAATATGTCGTAAATCGTAATTCTCTTTCCAGTATTCAGCAACTTCATGGTTAATGTCGCCTGTGACTTTATCCCAGAGTCTTACAGGATACCCATCGTCACCTTGAGGCGAATACGTAGCTTCCCAAATATCATATTGTCCTCCTGAACGTGTTTTATCTCCCAATACTAGCTCCAAATGATTAGACTCTCTCACCGTAGAACTTATATTTCCTAAATAATCTCTACGTCCTGGAACTTCTACTTTTTTATGTTTACCACCAACATAATACGCATTTTCATCCTCATAAATATTAGTTAAGCAATAGGCTGCAAAATCAATTGGGTCAGGACATGCTGCAAAACAACCGTTATACTCATCAGGGTATTTTACTTGAACAGCTAAGGCTTCCCAACCTCCTGTAGAGCCTCCATACAAAAATCGCGACCAACCTTCGCCTTGACCTCTAAACATTTCTTCGATATACGGAATTAACTCATACGTCAAAGCATCACCATAAGGTCCTTGGCTCGCAGAATTTACTGCATACGAATCATCATAATATGGTGTTGGATGCTGGATTTCTATAATTAAGAAACGTGGAAAATCTGGTTCATTCCAGCGTTTGTAAAAATCGTAAGCCTCTTGTTGTTGAATAATATTGTAACCATCTAAATCAAATCGTTCAGAATATACAGGTTCTAGATTTTCATCAGGTGGTGTGGTTCTAAATCCTCCAAAATCAGATGGAAAATGTCCTTGAAACACCATAAGTGGATATTTGGCTTCAGGATGTTCATCAAATCCTTTTGGCAACAAAACGTGAGCTCCTAAATACATATCTCGTCCCCAAAATTCAGACAGTAATTCTGATTTCATGGTAATATGCTTAATCCATTCAGTATCTTCTGGTGGCACGATTTCTGGAATGACATTATCCATAACTATCTCAAGATCTTTAATTCCTTCTTCAGTAACCTCAACCTGAATTGGCGTGCTATATAAATTTCCTGGTGAGCGATTCCACTGTTGTCCTTCGCCATTATCCATTGGTAATTTTACCGTATGCCCTGTTGATAAATTAAACGTTTCATAGGTATGTAACACTGCCTGCGCATAATAAATTCCAGATGCCATATCGCCTAAACTTTGATATGGGAATCCTGAAATAGTTTGATCGAACTTCACTTTCTCGTTTGGTGCTAAACCATCAACATTCATCCCAAAAATGGGCTGCGCATTAAGACCTTCACTTACTTGAAAACGTGGTTCACGTTCATTATTATCAGCAAATACTAAGAGTAATCTTCCGTCGAGAGGTTGGCTGTTAGCATCATTAGAAAACGATACATTAACTGCTACAGAATTGGCTTTTTTAGCAGTTGTTTCACAATTGAAAACAAGAAAACATAATGATAGGGACAGGATTTTAAATAGTCGCATAAGAACACCTTTTTAATTTGTAAAAAAGGTACTCATTTTTTTTGAGAGGGAAAAACACTAAAAAGACACTTCAACTGAGCTTAGAGTGATATTATTATTTGCTGCGCATTTCTCTTGCTAGCAAGGTGTTTTTTAAAAGCATCGCAATTGTCATTGGCCCAACACCTCCAGGAACTGGAGTTATATAACTAGCTTTTTTACTCACGCTTTCAAAATCCACATCACCAGCAAGTCTGTAACCTCGTTTTTTTGTGTCATCTGGAACACGCGTAATACCTACATCAATGATAACTACACCATCTTTAACCATATCTCCAGTTAAAAACTCTGAAATACCTATGGCTGCCACAATAATATCAGCACCACGAGTAAAATCAGCAAGGTTTTGTGTACGACTGTGTACTACAGTAACCGTAGCATTTCCAGCTTTACGCTTTTGGCTCATTAAAATACTCATTGGACGACCAACAATGTGGCTACGTCCCATAACTACCACATTCTTTCCAGAAGTTTCAACATTGTAACGTTCTAGCAATTCTAGAATTCCGAATGGTGTTGCTGGTAAAAATGATGGTAAATCTAATGTCATTCTTCCTACGTTTGTTGGATGAAATCCATCAACATCTTTATCTGGGTCTACTGCCATTAACACTTTTTGCTCGTCAATATGTTTTGGCAAAGGCAATTGTACAATGAATCCATCGATATTATCGTCATTGTTTAAATCATTAATGTGATTCAATAGCTCTTCTTCCGTTGTTTCTTCAGGTAAATCAATTAATGTAGAATCGAATCCTATACGCTCACAAGCTTTAACTTTAGCTCCAACATAAGTCATACTAGCACCATCAGTTCCAACTAAAACAGCAGCTAGATGAGGCACTTTTTCACCATTAGATTTCATTTTTGCTACTTGTTCAGCAATTTCATCTTTAATATCGTTACTAACTTTTCTACCGTCTAGAATTATCATATTTTTCTTAAGTTTAGAGTCAGTACTGATTTACGAATCATCACTCGCAAAGTCGCAAAGACACAAAGTTTATATTCTAATAATTTTCACTGCCAACTTTAAACTGAGACTGCTCACTCAAACTAACGTGGCATATTCTTCATCATTTGCATCATTTTCTTTCCACCGCCTCCTTGCATCATCTTCATCATCTTACTCATTTGGTTGAATTGCTTTAGCAATTGATTTACTTCCTGAACTGATGTTCCTGAACCTTTCCCTATACGCTTTTTTCTACTTGCATTTAATATTGATGGTGTTGAACGCTCTTCTGGTGTCATTGAATGTATAATTGCTTCAATTCCTTTAAAAGCATCATCATCAATATCGACATCTTTCATCATTTTTCCAGCACCAGGAATCATTCCCATAAGGTCTTTCATGCTACCCATTTTCTTAACTTGTTGAATTTGCTTTAGGAAATCGTCGAAACCAAATTGGTTTTTGGCAATTTTCTTTTGAAGCTTTCGTGCTTCTTCTTCATCAAATTGTTCTTGAGCGCGTTCTACCAAAGACACAACGTCTCCCATTCCAAGGATTCGTTCTGCCATACGAGCAGGATAGAACACATCGATAGCATCCATCTTTTCTCCTGTACCTATAAATTTAATAGGCTTATTTACAACAGATTTAATTGATATTGCTGCTCCTCCTCGAGTATCACCATCTAACTTTGTTAAAATAACACCTTCGAAATTTAGAACATCATTAAAAGCTTTTGCTGTATTAACAGCATCTTGACCTGTCATAGAGTCGACTACAAACAATGTTTCCTCCGGTTGTACTGCTTTATAAATGTTAGAGATTTCGGTCATCATCGCCTCATCTACAGCTAAACGACCTGCGGTATCTATAATTACTACATTAAATCCGTTAGCCTTCGCATGAGCGACACCTGCTTTTGCAATGGCTACTGGATCATTATTTCCACGATCACTAAATACCTCAACATTAATTTGTTCTCCAACTATATGTAATTGGTCTATCGCAGCAGGACGATACACATCACAAGCGACCAATAACGGTTTTTTAGTTTTCTTGTTTTTTAAATAATTGGCCAGTTTACCAGAAAATGTGGTTTTACCAGAACCTTGTAAACCAGACATTAAAATTACTGATGGTGCTCCTGAAAGATTTACACCCGCAGCATCACCACCCATTAATTCGGTTAGTTCGTCTTTAACGATTTTAACCATTAATTGCCCTGGTTGCAATGTTGTTAATACATTTTGACCTAGAGCTTTTTCTTTTACTCT is from Pontimicrobium sp. SW4 and encodes:
- a CDS encoding DUF2911 domain-containing protein — protein: MRKSSFISTIAFAFIMLLSTNVEAQKFAGLDKSPLDISVSKDKSVKIIYSRPQLKGRELSKLAPNGKVWRTGANEGTEITFKNDMTLGGKSVKAGTYTLTTIPGEKEWTVILNSTLGTWGGNAKSGEVTRFMAKASTSSDSLEAFSIAFDDDGNMHLGWGIVRVAVPLN
- a CDS encoding DUF2911 domain-containing protein, whose protein sequence is MKKSSLITTIAFAFIMLLTTNVNAQKFPGLDKSPMDAASHPNDYKVSNKVAKIVYGRPQLNGRSLEKLAPNGKQWRLGANEAAEISFYKDVTFGGQAIKAGTYTMSAIPGEKEWTLILSSDLNVWGSYFYNEENDVARIKVKATMADESLEVFSIVFDKDGTMHMGWDKVRVSVPMM
- a CDS encoding 7-carboxy-7-deazaguanine synthase QueE; amino-acid sequence: MKKEILELVNKGEMLPLMEEFYTIQGEGYHKGTAAYFVRIGGCDVGCHWCDVKESWNANLHPPTDTSTIINNAIKYSDTVVVTGGEPLTWDMTKLTEGLKEKGAKVHIETSGAYELTGTWDWICLSPKKMKLPTKEVYEKANELKVIVYNKDDLRFAEEQAAKVNKDCILYLQPEWSKRDKVIPLIVDYVMENPKWKVSLQTHKYLNIP
- a CDS encoding alpha/beta hydrolase produces the protein MEKYIIKLIGSYLNVLSYVSADYAANKALHIFSKPRKGKLTSKQEVFLNSAKKEVLHYDDLKIATYHWKGDKATILLAHGWESNSARWKDKIDSFTNEGFNVIALDAPAHGASESKSFNALLYSEFINIVAQKYQPQIVIGHSVGGMSLVFYQQKYRLESIQKMVLLGAPSEFEDILKNYINLLGYNKKIENSLSRIIINRFGAAPTAFSTSKFVKDIATEGLIIHDVKDPIIPFSDATLITSNYKNSTLISTKGLGHSLNSTSVTKSIVDFIKS
- a CDS encoding cupin domain-containing protein; amino-acid sequence: MKKYTLQKLPFIVPTDDGKLIEEHFGNAINNNPELSIAHMVAPSGWSEPFQTPEFDEYTYILKGKKQFIIDGETIVLEAGQSIKINKNVRVQYSNPFTEPCEYLAICTPAFSIDKVHRED
- a CDS encoding M1 family metallopeptidase, whose product is MKKSILLLVVLCLSLSSFSQRVYTDYGAIDIQKYEFHISVNDDNNDIQGEAKVNLIATSNLESFKLDLENTDETNKGMMATSVSENGNPVTFEHQNNVLTIFSNVNSGEQKTFTITYHGVPKDGLVISKNKYGDRTFFGDNWPNRAHQWLPTVDHPSDKALVEWHVTAPSHYQVVGNGIQVEETDLDNQSTYYVWKTEVPIPTKVMVIGIARFAVQHIGETNNIPISSWVYPQNKDAGFYDYAMGKNIINFFIEHVGPYPYSKLANVQSKTRFGGMENASNIFYFENSVSGERKIENLIAHEIAHQWFGNSASESDWTHVWLSEGFATYFTNLYVEKMKGRDAFLELVNGNRDAVIKFSKQQFTPILDTQTKSLMRLLNANSYQKGAWVLHMLRKKVGDVPFWNSIRAYYKKYALKNASSDDLKNVFEEITKQELDAFFEQWLEKPGHPILKTSWKSNDKTLTFNIEQTQKTDVVFAFPIELKLVYEDDSSEVVTLSVKDKKASAKLDVKGKVKEIVIDPNSWLLYESGN
- the rluF gene encoding 23S rRNA pseudouridine(2604) synthase RluF, with product MEEKLTRLNKYLSEAGFCSRRAADKLIEEGRVTINGLVPEMGTKVTEQDVVAVDGELIKNKDVERTYLAFNKPVGIVCTTDTSVEKDNIIDYINYHKRIFPIGRLDKPSEGLILLTDDGDIVNKILRASNNHEKEYIVTVDKPISQTFVNRMSGGIFIEDLGQTTKKCKVKKINSHTFSIILTQGLNRQIRRMCEYLNYEVQTLKRSRIMNITLDVPVGSYRNLSTEELKTLNNLLSDSTKIHNSSSKNY
- a CDS encoding helicase HerA-like domain-containing protein, translated to MTRKEEFFNHITQGNTFKGDYITLGSAILDEETVKNAYVKVPLKTMNRHGLIAGATGTGKTKTLQVLAENLSEQGIPVVLMDIKGDLSGLAQPSPGHPKIDERHEKIGLPFDPKAFPVEIMSLSEQDGVRLRATVSEFGPVLISRILDVSETQSGIISVIFKYCDDNKLPLLDLKDFKKILQYATNEGKKEFEEAYGRISTASTGAILRRIVELEQQGGDLFFGEKSFEVEDLVRITKDGQGYINIIRLTDIQDKPKLFSTFMLSLLAEIYETFPEQGDSGRPELIMFIDEAHLIFNEASKALLNQIESIVKLIRSKGIGLYFVTQNPTDVPEAVLSQLGLKVQHALRAFTAKDRKAIKLTAQNYPDTDYYDTAEVLTSLGIGEALVSALDEKGRPTPLAATMMRAPMSRMDILAQKELNQLLDDSKLVLKYNEEIDRESAYEMLNEKIKKAENLRKKEDERLALEEEREKLRKEKESNSRKRSSTRSQRQNPVIKVLTSATFIRAVFGVLKKVMK
- a CDS encoding VOC family protein, with protein sequence MTQISPFHLAIPVWNLDICRTFYRDTLGCVEGRSSDHWVDFDFFGHQLVIHYKEKSKEAVHTNPVDGKNVPVPHFGVILPWDTFQTFAESLKAKGIEFVIEPYIRFEGLVGEQATMFFLDPSGNALEFKTFKDMSQLFAK